Proteins from one Thermoanaerobaculia bacterium genomic window:
- a CDS encoding glutaredoxin family protein, with protein sequence MIDLLLYTRRECHLCDAMKSAVEDEAKGFAVKTTIVDVDSRSDLAEEFGLDVPVLFVSGKKFAKHRLEPGRLREKLRRERAGAKDLARESR encoded by the coding sequence ATGATCGATCTCCTCCTGTACACCCGGCGCGAATGTCATCTGTGCGACGCGATGAAATCGGCGGTCGAGGACGAGGCGAAGGGATTTGCCGTGAAGACGACCATCGTGGACGTCGATTCCCGGAGCGATCTCGCCGAGGAGTTCGGACTCGACGTTCCCGTCCTGTTCGTTTCCGGAAAGAAGTTCGCCAAGCATCGGCTGGAACCGGGCCGGCTCCGGGAGAAGCTGCGGCGCGAGCGCGCCGGCGCGAAAGATCTCGCGAGAGAGTCTCGATGA